From Vibrio splendidus, a single genomic window includes:
- the fliD gene encoding flagellar filament capping protein FliD: protein MSFGPMGISSGMDINSMVSKIVDSERVPKQQRIDNERTRIDTSISAYGRLRESLDSMKNLMTNFRQEKAFAVRTVESTDEGLVSATATTEAIAGKYAIDVLQLAQSHKVASDVLSEDMKFGPGKLQVSLGDDSFDVQVGGRSKLIDVVRSINGADSNPGVRASIINDVEGPRLIVASNQSGSDQQISINVESDAANPLKKLEYKTLEERVKALEKARLAAQDVLALTPAGKAVELIDEAIANDDLNASEKLDEDGNVIPATQTDSASDVDGDSQSLSYGEQAAADGQAALDAAKASKSVMPEDNIPGWTETASGTLLDSYYTPELELDEKAIEKAPDVPGWSNAASGTLTDSYVTPKEAQQKLEAEQARIEDKISQEKADLAEKVQKGELTAEQAKKIERAKLEPEERELLEKVDKAQAELEQAQQSFDTYSGMAEVQAGQDSMVVLDGVAQLSSNNNVIEDAVEGIDITVKGKTPKDKPPAEIGVEYDRNSVRQDIESFVNSYNQFYQVSKNLAGVDPTTGQKGPLSGDSTVRNADSRLKGVFSSSIEGAPDNLKSLTEFGITTTRQGSLEINYDMLDRQLNNNFDKLGEFFGGNNGFAKKVEDAIQGITGITGSIRTREKSLVEQNYRLVDDQSALDRRMDSLENRTHSKFTAMQDATSKMQSQLGSMMNALG, encoded by the coding sequence ATGAGTTTTGGCCCAATGGGGATTTCGTCTGGCATGGATATCAATTCCATGGTCAGCAAAATTGTTGATTCGGAGCGTGTACCTAAACAGCAACGAATTGATAATGAACGAACGCGAATCGATACCAGCATTAGTGCCTATGGAAGACTCAGAGAATCCCTTGATTCTATGAAAAACCTGATGACAAACTTTCGTCAGGAAAAAGCTTTTGCTGTGCGAACAGTTGAAAGTACCGATGAAGGTCTTGTCTCTGCAACCGCGACTACCGAAGCGATCGCTGGCAAATATGCCATCGATGTGTTGCAGCTTGCCCAGAGTCATAAAGTGGCTTCTGATGTACTGTCAGAGGACATGAAATTTGGCCCGGGTAAGCTGCAGGTTTCGCTTGGTGATGACAGCTTTGATGTGCAAGTTGGCGGCAGATCGAAACTTATCGATGTCGTTCGCAGTATAAACGGCGCAGATAGCAATCCAGGCGTTCGTGCATCTATTATCAATGATGTCGAAGGCCCACGACTTATTGTCGCCTCGAACCAGTCTGGTTCAGATCAGCAGATCAGCATTAATGTAGAGTCTGATGCTGCTAATCCTCTAAAAAAACTCGAATACAAAACTCTAGAAGAGCGTGTGAAGGCGCTTGAGAAAGCGCGCCTTGCTGCACAAGATGTTCTTGCTCTAACCCCTGCAGGAAAAGCAGTTGAACTCATCGATGAAGCGATCGCTAACGATGACCTAAATGCGAGTGAAAAACTCGATGAAGACGGCAATGTTATCCCAGCAACCCAAACCGATTCTGCCTCAGATGTTGACGGAGACTCTCAAAGTCTTAGCTACGGCGAGCAAGCTGCAGCTGATGGTCAAGCTGCCCTAGACGCAGCTAAGGCGTCAAAGTCTGTGATGCCCGAAGACAATATCCCAGGTTGGACTGAAACAGCCTCAGGAACTCTTTTAGATTCTTACTACACGCCAGAACTTGAGCTTGATGAAAAAGCGATAGAGAAGGCGCCTGATGTGCCGGGGTGGTCAAATGCTGCCTCGGGTACTCTGACCGATTCCTACGTGACGCCGAAAGAAGCTCAGCAAAAGCTTGAAGCTGAACAAGCGCGTATCGAAGATAAAATTTCACAAGAAAAAGCCGATTTGGCTGAGAAAGTTCAAAAAGGCGAATTGACCGCGGAACAAGCCAAAAAAATTGAGCGTGCGAAATTAGAACCCGAAGAGCGTGAGCTTTTAGAGAAAGTCGATAAAGCGCAAGCTGAGCTCGAACAGGCACAACAGTCTTTTGATACCTATAGCGGTATGGCTGAAGTTCAGGCGGGGCAAGATTCAATGGTCGTTCTAGACGGCGTCGCACAGCTTTCGAGTAATAACAATGTGATTGAAGATGCCGTAGAAGGTATCGATATTACGGTGAAAGGAAAAACGCCAAAAGATAAGCCACCGGCTGAAATCGGTGTTGAGTACGACCGTAATAGTGTGCGCCAAGACATTGAATCTTTCGTTAACTCTTACAATCAGTTTTATCAAGTGTCTAAGAACTTGGCGGGCGTTGATCCAACGACTGGCCAAAAAGGGCCGCTTTCTGGCGACAGTACTGTACGTAATGCCGACTCGCGATTGAAAGGGGTGTTCTCATCAAGTATTGAAGGCGCGCCTGATAATCTCAAGTCATTGACTGAATTTGGTATCACGACCACAAGGCAAGGCTCGCTAGAAATTAACTACGACATGCTTGATCGTCAACTTAATAATAACTTCGATAAGTTGGGTGAGTTCTTTGGCGGCAACAATGGTTTCGCCAAAAAAGTGGAAGATGCGATTCAAGGTATCACAGGTATCACAGGTTCGATTCGTACTAGAGAAAAGAGCTTAGTCGAGCAAAACTACCGCTTGGTTGATGATCAAAGCGCACTCGATCGCCGCATGGACAGCCTAGAAAACCGTACACATTCTAAGTTTACTGCCATGCAAGATGCGACTAGCAAGATGCAATCCCAGCTGGGCAGTATGATGAATGCGTTGGGCTAA
- a CDS encoding flagellar protein FliT — MNSQLQELCELDQLIISKLEFSEINAEEITRLVDNREQLLQNVLQIIDSHPDVKQSSEWFEAITRTRKLVELMQSETSRVGKTLHKYRHGAKSVQQYKKFL, encoded by the coding sequence ATGAACAGTCAGCTGCAAGAGCTTTGTGAACTCGATCAATTAATTATCTCTAAGCTTGAATTTAGTGAAATTAATGCTGAAGAAATAACGCGGCTTGTCGATAACAGAGAACAGTTATTGCAAAACGTGCTTCAAATAATCGACTCACACCCCGACGTTAAGCAAAGTTCTGAATGGTTTGAAGCCATTACCAGAACCAGAAAATTAGTCGAATTGATGCAATCTGAGACGAGTCGAGTAGGTAAGACCCTACACAAATACCGTCACGGCGCTAAATCAGTTCAACAATACAAAAAGTTTTTATAA
- the fliS gene encoding flagellar export chaperone FliS, with protein sequence MRGSLQAYKKVSVDSQLTAASPHKIVQMLMAGAIERLIQGKAAMQAGNIPVKGERLGKALDIIISLRSCLSMDDGGDIAKNLDQLYEFMITQISAANHKNDPQPIDDVIDIIREIKSAWDQIPNEYHNLTSADVGI encoded by the coding sequence ATGCGCGGTTCTTTACAGGCATATAAAAAGGTATCAGTGGATAGTCAGCTAACAGCTGCCTCACCGCATAAGATTGTACAAATGCTGATGGCAGGTGCCATCGAGCGCTTGATTCAAGGTAAAGCGGCAATGCAAGCGGGCAACATCCCAGTGAAAGGCGAGCGACTTGGTAAGGCTCTGGATATCATTATTAGCCTACGTAGTTGCCTGTCTATGGACGATGGTGGCGATATTGCGAAAAACCTAGATCAACTTTATGAGTTCATGATCACGCAAATTTCTGCGGCAAATCACAAAAATGACCCACAGCCTATTGATGATGTTATCGATATTATCCGCGAAATTAAGAGCGCTTGGGACCAAATTCCGAACGAATATCACAACTTGACGTCTGCTGACGTAGGTATTTAA
- a CDS encoding sigma-54 dependent transcriptional regulator translates to MQGLAKLLVVDDSAQDRHNLSTILEFVGESCEVISSEQARKVDWSLQWAGCIIGTIKGKGFNALLNEKLVHANHIPLLVIGKNNHPVDELTNYVGELELPLNYPQLSDALRHCKDFLGRKGVQVVSSARKNTLFRSLVGQSAGIQEVRHLIEQVSSTEANVLILGESGTGKEVVARNIHYHSKRRSGPFVPVNCGAIPPDLLESELFGHEKGAFTGAITARKGRFELAEGGTLFLDEIGDMPMAMQVKLLRVLQERCFERVGGNSTIKADVRVIAATHRNLEDMIDDDSFREDLYYRLNVFPIEMPALQDRKEDIPLLLQELMTRMEAEGSMPICFTARAINSLMEHYWPGNVRELANLVERMVILYPNSLVDVNHLPTKYRYSDIPEFQPEFNRFVSEEEQERDALSDLFSEDFSFDQQDDLADNANAPQELPPEGVNLKELLADMEVNMINQALEAQGGIVARAADMLGMRRTTLVEKMRKYNLQR, encoded by the coding sequence ATGCAAGGTTTGGCAAAACTGCTTGTCGTCGACGATAGCGCTCAAGATCGTCACAATTTAAGCACAATATTAGAGTTTGTAGGAGAGAGCTGCGAAGTAATCAGCTCTGAACAAGCACGTAAAGTGGATTGGTCACTACAGTGGGCCGGCTGCATTATTGGTACCATTAAAGGTAAAGGCTTCAACGCTTTACTGAATGAAAAGCTTGTTCACGCCAATCACATCCCTTTACTGGTGATTGGTAAAAACAATCACCCGGTTGACGAGCTAACTAACTATGTTGGCGAACTTGAACTTCCTCTTAACTACCCGCAATTAAGTGATGCATTAAGGCACTGTAAAGATTTCTTAGGCCGCAAGGGTGTTCAAGTGGTGTCTTCGGCACGCAAGAACACACTGTTTCGCAGCTTAGTAGGGCAAAGTGCTGGCATTCAAGAAGTACGTCACTTAATTGAACAAGTCTCTTCTACGGAAGCGAACGTGCTGATTCTTGGTGAATCTGGTACAGGCAAAGAAGTCGTAGCGCGTAATATTCACTATCACTCTAAGCGCCGTTCTGGGCCTTTCGTGCCTGTGAATTGTGGTGCTATTCCACCAGACTTACTCGAAAGTGAGTTGTTTGGTCATGAGAAGGGCGCATTTACTGGTGCGATTACCGCACGAAAAGGTCGCTTTGAATTGGCTGAAGGTGGCACACTGTTTCTTGATGAAATTGGCGATATGCCAATGGCAATGCAAGTTAAGTTGTTGCGTGTACTGCAAGAGCGCTGTTTCGAACGCGTAGGTGGTAACAGCACCATTAAAGCTGACGTTCGTGTGATTGCAGCAACACACCGCAATCTTGAAGACATGATCGACGATGACTCGTTCCGTGAAGATCTTTATTACCGCTTGAATGTATTCCCAATTGAAATGCCGGCGCTTCAAGATCGTAAAGAAGACATTCCACTGTTGCTTCAAGAGCTAATGACTCGAATGGAAGCGGAAGGCAGCATGCCTATCTGCTTCACGGCACGTGCTATCAATTCTTTGATGGAGCACTACTGGCCAGGTAACGTTCGTGAGCTAGCGAACCTCGTTGAGCGAATGGTTATCCTGTATCCAAATAGCTTGGTTGATGTGAATCATCTACCCACTAAATATAGATACAGTGATATCCCTGAGTTCCAGCCTGAATTTAATCGCTTTGTGTCGGAAGAAGAGCAAGAACGCGATGCACTTTCTGATTTGTTCTCAGAAGATTTCAGCTTTGACCAGCAAGATGATCTTGCCGATAACGCGAATGCGCCTCAAGAGTTACCACCAGAAGGTGTTAATTTGAAAGAGCTGTTGGCGGATATGGAAGTGAACATGATCAACCAAGCCTTGGAAGCGCAGGGTGGCATTGTTGCCCGTGCTGCAGACATGCTTGGAATGCGCAGAACGACTTTGGTTGAAAAAATGCGTAAGTACAATCTACAGCGATAG
- a CDS encoding sensor histidine kinase — MHGSNESENQSHLDSVEQQVERYKQVLDVMPAGVILLDTHGEVREANPEAHRILGVELVGEKWFSVIQSAFDPKDDDGHEISLKNGRKVRLAISASTTGQLILITDLTETRLLQSRVSDLQRLSSLGRMVASLAHQVRTPLSSAMLYASNLAAPNLPPATKTRFQSKLMDRLHDLEKQVNDMLLFAKGGDNKVVKPFTVAELITEFHPMVEAALKSNQIDYCQEVEGEETQMFGNANAIASALSNLVLNAVQIAGKESQIDVFFRPVNGELKISVQDSGPGVPKELQGKIMEPFFTTRSQGTGLGLAVVQMVCRAHEGRLELISEEGDGACFTMCLPLERSASSED; from the coding sequence ATGCACGGATCTAACGAATCAGAAAATCAGTCACACCTAGATTCAGTTGAACAGCAGGTTGAGCGCTATAAGCAAGTGCTTGATGTGATGCCAGCAGGTGTCATCTTGTTAGATACTCATGGTGAAGTAAGGGAAGCGAACCCAGAAGCGCACCGAATTTTAGGTGTGGAACTGGTGGGCGAGAAGTGGTTTTCGGTTATTCAAAGTGCCTTTGACCCAAAAGACGATGATGGACATGAGATCTCATTGAAGAACGGGCGTAAAGTGCGTTTGGCGATTTCAGCCTCGACTACAGGTCAGCTAATCTTGATCACCGACCTGACAGAAACTCGTCTCCTACAGTCTCGCGTGAGTGATCTTCAGCGCTTGTCGTCGTTAGGCAGAATGGTAGCCTCGTTGGCACACCAGGTTCGTACGCCACTTTCTAGCGCCATGCTTTATGCATCAAACCTTGCCGCGCCAAACTTGCCGCCGGCAACAAAGACACGTTTTCAATCTAAGCTTATGGATAGATTGCATGACTTAGAGAAGCAAGTGAACGACATGCTGTTGTTTGCCAAAGGTGGCGACAACAAGGTTGTGAAGCCATTTACCGTTGCTGAACTGATCACTGAATTTCACCCAATGGTGGAAGCTGCATTAAAATCGAACCAGATTGATTATTGCCAGGAAGTGGAAGGCGAAGAGACTCAGATGTTTGGCAATGCTAATGCTATCGCTTCTGCTCTGAGCAACCTAGTTTTGAACGCAGTGCAAATTGCGGGTAAAGAATCGCAGATTGATGTTTTTTTTAGGCCCGTAAACGGCGAGCTTAAGATATCAGTGCAAGACAGTGGCCCCGGCGTACCGAAAGAGCTTCAAGGTAAAATTATGGAACCCTTCTTTACCACTCGTTCGCAAGGTACAGGTCTAGGTTTAGCCGTTGTACAAATGGTCTGTCGAGCACATGAAGGCCGACTGGAATTGATATCAGAAGAAGGGGATGGCGCATGCTTTACTATGTGTCTACCGCTGGAAAGAAGCGCTTCTTCTGAAGACTAA
- a CDS encoding sigma-54-dependent transcriptional regulator: MAQSKVLIVEDDEGLREALVDTLALAGYEWLEADCAEDALVKLKSNSVDIVVSDVQMAGMGGLALLRNIKQHWPNLPVLLMTAYANIEDAVAAMKEGAIDYMAKPFAPEVLLNMVSRYAPVKSDDNGDAIVADEKSIKLMMLADKVAKTDANVMVLGPSGSGKEVMSRYIHNASSRKDGPFVAINCAAIPDNMLEATLFGYDKGAFTGAIQACPGKFEQAQGGTILLDEISEMDLSLQAKLLRVLQEREVERLGSRKSIKLDVRVLATSNRDLKQYVSEGNFREDLYYRLNVFPITWPALCERKGDIEPLAKHLVERHCTKLGMPVPVLSEQAISKLVNYPWPGNVRELDNVVQRALILSEQENISGEHILLEGVDWQDASGLQRIVEGNSVAAPDIKPIAEANPIGKVVAASEGLGNELRDQEYAIILETLIACNGRRKEMAEKLGISPRTLRYKLAKMRDAGIDIPN, encoded by the coding sequence ATGGCTCAAAGCAAAGTGTTAATCGTCGAAGATGATGAAGGTCTACGCGAAGCCCTTGTCGACACTCTCGCGCTTGCTGGCTATGAATGGCTGGAAGCGGATTGTGCGGAAGATGCTCTGGTAAAATTGAAATCGAACTCCGTTGATATTGTTGTCTCTGATGTGCAGATGGCAGGTATGGGCGGCTTAGCACTGCTAAGAAATATCAAGCAGCATTGGCCAAATCTACCAGTATTGTTGATGACAGCGTATGCCAACATTGAAGACGCCGTTGCCGCAATGAAAGAGGGCGCTATAGACTATATGGCAAAGCCATTTGCGCCTGAAGTACTGCTCAATATGGTGAGCCGTTATGCTCCGGTAAAATCGGATGATAATGGCGATGCCATCGTTGCCGATGAGAAAAGCATCAAACTAATGATGTTGGCTGATAAGGTGGCTAAAACCGATGCTAACGTCATGGTGTTGGGGCCAAGTGGTTCTGGTAAAGAGGTCATGTCTCGCTATATTCACAACGCTTCGAGCCGTAAAGACGGTCCGTTTGTTGCGATTAACTGCGCCGCGATTCCAGATAACATGTTGGAAGCAACACTGTTTGGCTACGATAAAGGCGCGTTTACTGGTGCTATTCAAGCTTGTCCTGGTAAATTTGAGCAAGCTCAAGGCGGTACTATTTTGTTGGATGAGATCAGTGAAATGGATCTTAGCCTACAAGCGAAACTACTGCGCGTGTTGCAAGAGCGCGAAGTTGAACGTCTTGGTAGCCGCAAGAGTATCAAACTGGATGTTCGTGTTCTGGCAACCAGTAACCGCGACCTAAAGCAGTATGTTTCTGAAGGGAATTTCCGTGAGGATTTATACTACCGCCTGAATGTATTTCCAATTACTTGGCCAGCACTGTGTGAACGTAAAGGCGATATTGAGCCGCTTGCGAAGCACTTGGTTGAGCGCCATTGCACCAAGCTTGGTATGCCCGTTCCTGTTCTGTCCGAGCAAGCCATTAGTAAGCTCGTCAATTATCCGTGGCCGGGTAATGTGCGTGAACTGGATAATGTCGTGCAGCGCGCTCTAATTCTGAGTGAGCAAGAAAATATTTCAGGTGAGCACATCTTGCTTGAAGGTGTCGATTGGCAAGACGCAAGTGGCCTGCAGCGAATTGTTGAAGGCAACAGTGTTGCCGCGCCAGATATCAAGCCGATTGCTGAAGCGAACCCTATTGGTAAAGTCGTGGCTGCCAGCGAAGGGCTTGGAAATGAGCTTCGAGATCAAGAGTATGCAATTATTCTTGAGACGCTGATCGCTTGTAATGGCCGACGTAAAGAAATGGCAGAAAAGTTGGGCATTAGCCCTCGCACATTGCGTTATAAGTTGGCGAAAATGCGCGATGCTGGAATAGATATCCCAAACTGA
- the fliE gene encoding flagellar hook-basal body complex protein FliE, with product MRIDGLQGEMQAMMVEAASARPAATGQAVGADFGNMLTQAINNVNSLQKTSGDLQARFDSGDQSVSLSDVMIARNKSSVAFEATIQIRNRLVESYKELMNMPV from the coding sequence ATGAGAATAGATGGTTTACAAGGCGAAATGCAGGCAATGATGGTTGAAGCTGCTAGCGCGCGTCCTGCTGCAACGGGGCAAGCGGTCGGTGCAGATTTTGGCAACATGCTGACGCAGGCCATTAATAACGTGAACTCATTACAAAAAACCTCAGGTGATCTTCAAGCTCGTTTTGATAGTGGCGACCAAAGCGTGTCTCTATCGGACGTGATGATTGCTCGTAATAAATCTAGTGTGGCTTTTGAGGCGACGATCCAAATTAGAAATAGATTGGTCGAATCGTATAAAGAGCTGATGAATATGCCGGTATAA
- the fliF gene encoding flagellar basal-body MS-ring/collar protein FliF: MADNSQTTDLTVSDSNDHALIAGSELDGEGQNPDLGERSSSKFDMAVGDLDLLRQVVLVLSISICVALIVMLFFWVKEPEMRPLGAYETEELIPVLDYLDLQKIEYTLEGNTISVPASEYNSLKLNMVRAGLNQERNAGDDILMQDMGFGVSQRLEQERLKLSRERQLAKAIEQMKQVRKAQVLLALPKQSVFVRHNQEASASVFLTLKTGSNLKQQEVDSVVDMVASAVPGMKTSRITVTDQHGRLLNSGSQDPMSAARRKEHELERNQEQALREKIDSILIPILGFGNYTAQVDIQLDFSAVEQTRKRFDPNTPATRSEYTLEDYNNGNTVAGIPGALSNQPPADASIPQDVAQMKDGAMTGQGSVHKEATRNFELDTTISHERKQSGTVNRQTVSVAIKDRQSLNPDTGEVVHTPIPASEINAIRQVLIGTVGFDENRGDLLNVLSMQFAPQVTDVVADVPIWEHPNFNDWVRWFASALVIIVVVLVLVRPAMKKLLNPAADDDDQMYGPDGMPIGADGETSLIGGDIEGGELFEFGSSIDLPNLHKDEDVLKAVRALVANEPELAAQVVKNWMVDG, translated from the coding sequence GTGGCAGATAATAGTCAAACAACAGATTTAACCGTAAGCGATAGCAATGACCATGCACTCATTGCAGGTTCGGAGCTTGATGGGGAAGGGCAAAATCCCGATCTAGGTGAACGCAGTTCCTCTAAGTTCGATATGGCCGTCGGTGATCTCGATTTACTTCGTCAGGTCGTCTTAGTCCTATCTATTTCTATCTGTGTAGCGCTGATTGTGATGCTGTTTTTCTGGGTGAAAGAGCCAGAAATGCGTCCATTAGGGGCTTATGAAACAGAAGAGTTGATTCCCGTTCTTGATTACTTGGATCTACAAAAGATCGAATACACTCTTGAAGGTAACACTATCTCGGTACCGGCTAGTGAGTACAACTCATTAAAGCTTAATATGGTACGAGCGGGTTTGAATCAAGAGCGAAACGCCGGTGATGACATCCTCATGCAAGACATGGGTTTTGGTGTATCACAACGTTTAGAGCAAGAGCGCCTTAAGTTAAGTCGTGAAAGACAGCTTGCGAAAGCCATTGAGCAGATGAAACAGGTACGTAAAGCTCAGGTTTTATTAGCCTTGCCAAAGCAGAGTGTCTTTGTTCGTCACAATCAAGAAGCCTCAGCTTCCGTATTTCTGACTCTGAAAACTGGCAGTAACCTCAAGCAGCAAGAAGTTGATTCTGTTGTCGACATGGTGGCAAGTGCCGTTCCGGGAATGAAAACCTCACGTATCACGGTGACCGATCAGCATGGCCGACTGTTGAACTCAGGTTCTCAAGACCCGATGTCAGCTGCGCGTCGTAAAGAACATGAGTTAGAGCGCAATCAAGAGCAAGCGCTGCGTGAAAAAATTGACTCTATCCTAATTCCTATTCTTGGGTTTGGTAACTATACCGCTCAGGTTGATATTCAGCTTGATTTTAGTGCTGTGGAACAAACGAGAAAACGTTTTGATCCGAATACGCCAGCGACTCGAAGTGAATACACGTTAGAAGATTATAACAACGGCAACACTGTGGCTGGTATTCCTGGCGCTTTGAGTAACCAACCTCCTGCAGATGCTTCAATTCCCCAAGATGTTGCTCAGATGAAAGACGGTGCGATGACGGGGCAAGGTTCGGTTCACAAAGAAGCGACCCGAAACTTTGAGCTAGACACAACCATCAGCCATGAACGTAAGCAGAGTGGCACGGTTAACCGCCAGACGGTATCGGTAGCGATCAAAGACCGTCAATCACTGAACCCTGATACGGGCGAAGTGGTTCATACGCCAATCCCGGCCAGCGAAATTAATGCGATTCGTCAGGTACTGATTGGTACTGTTGGCTTTGATGAAAATCGTGGTGATTTACTCAATGTGTTAAGCATGCAGTTCGCACCACAAGTGACGGATGTTGTCGCTGATGTGCCAATTTGGGAGCATCCAAATTTCAATGATTGGGTACGTTGGTTTGCGAGCGCGTTGGTTATTATTGTCGTGGTATTGGTACTTGTTCGCCCTGCAATGAAGAAACTGCTTAACCCAGCAGCTGACGATGATGATCAAATGTACGGCCCTGATGGTATGCCAATTGGTGCCGACGGCGAAACCAGCTTAATTGGTGGTGATATTGAAGGTGGGGAGTTGTTTGAATTTGGTTCAAGCATCGACTTACCAAACCTTCATAAAGACGAAGATGTGCTGAAAGCAGTACGTGCTCTTGTAGCGAATGAACCAGAGCTAGCAGCTCAAGTAGTTAAGAATTGGATGGTAGATGGCTAA
- the fliG gene encoding flagellar motor switch protein FliG: MANEIVPQQTEGGEVLDVSGVDIGSISGDERAAILLLSLNEEDAAGIIRHLEPKQVQRVGSAMARATDLSQEKVGAVHRAFLDDIQKYTNIGMGSEDFMRNALVAALGEDKANNLVDQILLGTGSKGLDSLKWMDPRQVASIIINEHPQIQTIVLSYLDSDQSAEILSQFPERVRLDLMMRIANLEEVQPSALAELNEIMEKQFAGQAGAQAAKIGGLKAAAEIMNYMDNNVEGVLMDQIRDQDEDMATQIQDLMFVFENLIEVDDQGVQRLLRDVPQDVLQKALKGADDGLREKIFKNMSKRAADMMRDDIEAMPPVKVSDVEAAQKEILGIARKMADSGEIMLSGGADEFL; this comes from the coding sequence ATGGCTAACGAAATAGTTCCACAACAAACGGAAGGTGGTGAAGTACTTGATGTCTCTGGCGTGGATATCGGTTCTATCTCAGGCGATGAACGCGCTGCGATCTTGTTACTAAGTTTAAATGAAGAAGACGCTGCTGGTATTATTCGTCACCTAGAGCCAAAGCAGGTTCAGCGTGTGGGCAGTGCAATGGCGCGAGCGACTGATCTATCCCAAGAAAAAGTGGGAGCGGTTCACCGTGCTTTCTTAGATGATATTCAGAAGTACACCAACATTGGTATGGGCAGTGAAGACTTCATGCGTAATGCGCTGGTCGCTGCCTTGGGTGAAGACAAGGCGAATAACCTTGTTGACCAAATTCTTCTTGGTACTGGCTCGAAAGGTTTGGACTCACTGAAGTGGATGGATCCTCGTCAGGTGGCGAGTATCATCATCAACGAGCACCCTCAGATTCAAACCATTGTGTTGTCGTACCTCGATTCTGATCAATCGGCTGAGATTCTGTCTCAATTCCCAGAAAGAGTTCGTCTGGATCTGATGATGCGTATTGCTAACCTTGAAGAAGTTCAACCTTCGGCTCTTGCTGAATTGAATGAAATCATGGAGAAACAGTTTGCGGGTCAAGCGGGTGCTCAAGCTGCCAAAATTGGTGGCCTGAAAGCCGCGGCTGAGATCATGAACTACATGGACAATAATGTGGAAGGCGTCTTGATGGATCAAATCCGAGATCAAGACGAAGATATGGCAACGCAGATTCAAGATCTTATGTTTGTCTTTGAAAACCTTATTGAAGTTGATGACCAAGGTGTTCAACGACTGCTGCGTGATGTTCCACAAGACGTTCTACAGAAAGCGCTTAAAGGTGCTGATGACGGTCTACGTGAGAAGATCTTCAAGAACATGTCTAAACGTGCTGCCGATATGATGAGAGACGACATTGAGGCGATGCCGCCAGTAAAAGTCTCCGACGTGGAAGCGGCTCAAAAAGAGATATTGGGTATTGCGAGGAAGATGGCAGACAGTGGCGAGATTATGCTGTCTGGTGGCGCCGACGAGTTCCTTTAA
- the fliH gene encoding flagellar assembly protein FliH gives MSGDRKRGFLRPEEDNTVAQPQKWGLPDYTSDVNKQAKETAFNYDPSWMPTVEEAIEDEELVLTEEQIELIKQGAYQEGVHQGQEAGFKQGYDKGKEEGFAAGHEEGNQAGKLEGVTAGQEYIQQQVAIFMGLANQFAQPLELMNAQVEKQLVDMVLTMVKEVVHVEVQTNPQIILDTVKESVESLPISGHAITLKLNPEDVAIIRSAYGETELDCRNWTLVAEPALNRGDVQIEAGESSVNYRMEDRVKNVIQNFCGANRHQGHE, from the coding sequence ATGTCAGGTGATAGAAAACGCGGCTTCCTTCGCCCTGAAGAAGATAATACGGTTGCCCAACCTCAAAAATGGGGGTTGCCTGACTACACCTCTGATGTGAATAAACAAGCCAAAGAAACGGCCTTTAATTACGATCCTAGTTGGATGCCGACGGTTGAAGAAGCCATTGAAGACGAAGAGCTTGTTCTGACTGAAGAGCAAATCGAACTGATTAAGCAAGGTGCTTATCAAGAAGGGGTTCATCAAGGGCAAGAAGCTGGCTTTAAACAGGGTTACGATAAAGGTAAAGAAGAAGGGTTTGCTGCAGGCCACGAAGAAGGCAACCAAGCCGGCAAGCTTGAAGGCGTGACTGCTGGTCAAGAGTACATTCAGCAGCAAGTTGCCATCTTTATGGGGCTAGCCAACCAGTTTGCTCAACCGTTAGAGCTGATGAACGCTCAGGTAGAGAAGCAATTGGTGGACATGGTACTGACCATGGTCAAAGAAGTGGTTCATGTTGAAGTGCAAACCAACCCACAAATCATATTAGATACCGTCAAAGAGTCGGTCGAGTCGTTGCCGATCTCAGGTCATGCGATCACATTGAAGCTTAATCCCGAAGACGTCGCGATTATTCGTTCTGCGTATGGCGAAACTGAATTGGATTGCCGCAATTGGACGTTAGTTGCAGAGCCGGCACTCAACCGTGGTGACGTACAAATCGAAGCGGGTGAGTCGAGCGTTAACTACCGCATGGAAGACCGTGTGAAAAACGTCATTCAAAACTTCTGTGGCGCAAACCGTCATCAGGGTCATGAGTAA